Genomic window (Daucus carota subsp. sativus chromosome 5, DH1 v3.0, whole genome shotgun sequence):
GAATgatagctgatatactcccaatatacttccaactcgtcctcctagaaacaaggaagaagagtcatGCTTGGAGTCTACCtgccgttctgcccaggcggcggaagccctgccagcggcatcccctaactgcagccttgcagctgcaagccaggatgcacttagcggtaacccctaccagaggtaacccctaaagcgccttcaggtgcaacctcattctgatggcagcctccaTTATGCTTCCAGTGCAAGCCCGTATATCTTCTTGCACACCTTCACTGGTTCACCcaaccatggtgaagcccaataCCATTCTccaaataactccagcaagcccaagtaaagcccaaataatatgatgggctataaaataaacccagggagattttatggcacgaCACTAGTAATATGTGTGGTGATGCATATGTACATTGTTTTACTCACCGTTTACAGCTGGTAGCATTGGTTGGAGTTGCTGGAGACAGGATTCTATATGGGGTTTTTTTTCTATGTTATGAATGTTGTTATTGGTTCTTCTAAATGTCTGTTAGATTTATAGATATTACATGGCATTGAGGTTGATCATTCTGTGGCTAGTGGGGAACGTCAGACTGGGAGGGGACTTAATCAGATTGGAATTTACAACGTGCAGGATCTACCAGGTGGAGCTCTCACTTTAGCTCTATTTGTAGTTTGATTGATAAGTATAGTTCAATACTCACTATGTTGGAAAGCATTATTACTTGTAGACTGTAGTACATCTTCCAACTCTATACGTGGAGAAGCTAGAGATTCTTTAATTTCACTCAAATCATTCAAGTTTTTATTTGTACTCCACTTGATGCATAAGATCATGGGCATGACAAATTTGCTTTGCCGAGCCTTACCAACTAAATCAATTGATATCTTGAATGTCGTTGATTTAGTTTCAACAACAAAGGAATTGCTATAATCTTTGAGAGCTGATGGTTTTGATGTTCTTTTGGAATATGTTATATCAATTTGTGAAAAGTTTGAAATTGATGTACCTTATATGAATGCTCGTTATATGGATGATATTCGTTCAGTGAGACAAAGAGATGATATATCAGTTGAGCATCATTATcattatgatatatttaattctGTTTATGATTTTTAGTCGGAAGAGTTGAACCACGGTTTAATGATAATGTAGTGGAGCTTTTGAGATTGAGTTCATCATTGGAGCCGAAGTGTAATTTTAGTTTGTCTGACATTGAGCAGATTTGTACCCTTactaatatcttttatcctgcTGATTTTAGTCAACAAAAGATGTATTATCTGAAACTCCAACTTGATCATTACAAGATTGATGTGATTAGGCATGCTAAATTTCAGAATTTGTCTACCATCTCTGAGTTATATGTACAACTAATTGATACAGGAAAGGCTGAACATTACAATTTGATTTACTGGTTGATTTGTCTTGTCTTGACTTTGCCGGTTTCTACAGCTATTACAAAACGAGCTTTTTCAGCTATGAAAATAGTTAAGACCGTTCTTTGAAACAAAATGGATGAAGAATATCAGCGAGATTCTATGCTTATTAACATTGAGAGAGAGTATGCTGAaggtattactccctccgtttcaaaatacatgtccactttagaaaaaaagttttgtttcaaaatacttgtccacttcaactttcaaagtaaatttatatttacaaaatcaactctcctccacatatttcaaatttatatttccaagatcaacccTATATCACATAttaggttcaattaatgacttattacaccttttttctctcaaaattcacttttcttaaactatgtgattttttgaaagtggacatgtaatttaaaacggagggagtattatagaTGAAGTGATAGACAAATTTTATACTCAAAAAATCGGCGAGTACAACTCAAATGATGTAAGTAAAACTTCTTTTACTTTCATTTGTAAACTAGTTTTCGTTTTTACATGATTTATGCATATGTCGATTTTCAACTAGTCTGCTACTCGATTCTTTTGCAttgagtttgtgatttttttttaactccAGCCCGGGCAAGAATTAAATCCTGGATCCGCCCCTGTGCTGAGGCGTTAATACCATGGATTGGAGTTGTCATTAGTAGAGAGATAGTATTGAGCGGGAAATGAGTTgaacaagattctcaaataaaaaAGAATGGTCGTTGATTAGAGTTTTGAGGTCGGTAGTGGTAGTGGTGGGTATTATTAAAATgttacataaaaaattataaatataaatatttatgattatatgataaatttattaatttatttttgaaataatacaaATTTGGAGGGTGTTGGCACTTATTGTCACATGTATGAAGGGCCTCAAATATCACTGTTGGACAAGATCGTCAATTATCACTCTACAATGCAAAACGCTAGGTCTGACATTTATTCATTTTTAACGCTATACGATCTAGACTTTTGAAATTCTAAACGCTATTCATGTAGTGTTATACTCTTAAAATGCAACATTGTCTTATGTAGAGTTTTTCGGACCAAAACGTAAAACAATCTAACGTTTTTGTTCAAATATCGAACGACTAGATTATCCCAAGTTAtgatatttgtaatatttttttaattctattatttttatcattatttatgTATATCGTGATATTTTGGGCCTTTTCTCCGTTTTGAACCGTGACTGGCTCCACAAAAAAGGACGGATTACAAATTGCTTGAAGAATTTGGTATATTTGAGCAGCATCAACAGGGCCGACCTGTTTCCAAATCCATTACCAGCCTAGTGGAAAACATGTAGACGCTATTGAAAAATCCACTTGGAGGCATAAATAAACAAACATTAATGAACCAAAAACAACACAACCTCAGAAACAAGAGAACAAGAGACAGGGGGGCCTAACATTATTCATATTTCATCCCTCCTGTCTTGATTTCTCCGTTATAAACATGATGATGATAGATACCCAATTCCCCTTGTTTAATTAATTGGGTCTTGTCTAAACTAAAATAACAAGcccaagaagaagaagaaacaagCAATGGAGAGCATTTTAGCAGGATGGCAGGTGACAATTTTGTGTGGAATTGCTTGTTGGATATatgcttcttcttttcttcatctTACGCAAAAGCTTCGATCTTTAACACAACCTTGGGTTTTAGCCCGTGTACGCTCTGATATCCCCATCATTCTTGCCATTCAGGTGATTAAACTAGTCTTTTCTTGATGggcatttttataatttcagatatgtatgtttgtgtgtgtgtgtgtatttgttgtGCTTTGTGGTTTTTGCTTGTGTTTCATTGTTGATTTTAGCTTGTTTTGCTGGTTGGATCTGCAGAGGTACCAAAATGGAGCTCTGGATGCTTTTTTCTCTGCCTTGTCTTGTTTTGTTTCTGTGCCTTTCTACACTGCTTTTCTTCCCTTACTCTTCTGGGTAATGCTACTTTTTTTTACCATTTTTTATGGGTTTTGCTGTTGATTTATCTGCATTTGGGGTTTGATTTTGTGGTTTTATGTTGTAGAGTGGACATGGCAAATTGGCTAGACAGATGACACTTCTGATGGCTTTTTGTGATTACATGGGAAATTGTGTGAAGGTAATGTAAAGTATACTCTTTTTCATCATTCATGACTCCTGAGTCATACCTAGTCAGCATGATGTTGATTTTTGTTACTATCTTTCATGTTTCATAGGATTTAGTGTCAGCTCCTAGGCCAGAATCTCCTCCTGTCAGAAGAGTAACGGCCACTGAAGATGAGAAGGAAAATGCATTAGAATATGGATTGCCTTCATCGCACACTCTTAACACAGTCTGCTTATCAGGGTATATTGCtgttttcttcttcatttgcattTTTGCTTCACAATTTTGGTAGCTTTGTTAGAAATTCATCCAGTATTCTTAATAAATATCAAGAAGTTTTTCATTATAGCttttattttcatgtctttggatGATGTGTTACAGGACAAAAAAGTAATAACTTGTTTACCCGGATATCTTAGCTCAGATTGtcaaatatatatgaaatagtCAAGGAGTTCTGTTTGATTCAGATTTTAGAGTGTAAAAGTCAAAAAGAACGGGCTGTAAAAGTTTATACATGTCAgtttgtatattgttttatatattctattttaatctCATGTTCTAAACTATAGCACCAGATGATTTTAAGAACATGGCTATCTTTTTGTACTGAATCGTTGATATACCTTCTGAATCTCTTACATCTGGGGCATTCAGGTATCTATTGCATTATGTTTTATCATACATTCAGTGTAAAGATGCTTCCATCCAAATTGCTGGTTTTGCAATTGTTTTCTTGCTTGTTGGCCTCATTGGCTGTGGTGAGTTTTTGTCCACCCCTTATAGTTTTTGGTCCCCTTCTTTAGTTTTCCCAGTttttcaagttaaaatttaacTCTCTTCTCAGGAAGAATCTACCTGGGGATGCACAGCTTAATCGATGTTATAGGCGGTCTTGGTTTTGGATTGACAATACTCACATTTTGGCTTCTTGTTCATGA
Coding sequences:
- the LOC108220272 gene encoding lipid phosphate phosphatase delta, with product MESILAGWQVTILCGIACWIYASSFLHLTQKLRSLTQPWVLARVRSDIPIILAIQRYQNGALDAFFSALSCFVSVPFYTAFLPLLFWSGHGKLARQMTLLMAFCDYMGNCVKDLVSAPRPESPPVRRVTATEDEKENALEYGLPSSHTLNTVCLSGYLLHYVLSYIQCKDASIQIAGFAIVFLLVGLIGCGRIYLGMHSLIDVIGGLGFGLTILTFWLLVHEYIDSFVVSGHNVTSFWSALTFLLLFAYPKPENPTPSFEYHTAFSGVALGIVAGVQQTYHQFHHESVPRIFTSQLSIPLYAGRVVVGISTILLVKFCSKTIAKWTLPISANALGIPIRSTNYIPALVYSPTGKKPAEAKQTGYLQKLLFFVNQDSFDVDTGIRLVQYAGLAWSVVDLVPSLFSHLRL